The following nucleotide sequence is from Ornithodoros turicata isolate Travis chromosome 2, ASM3712646v1, whole genome shotgun sequence.
gtggggttttcgagaaatcgaTCCGTGAAGTATGTGTATTTTTCTAGGGGGATCCTGGTTTGCTCCCTCATACCGCCTTAGCTTTATCATTCGCAGTCCTTAACAGCATACCATTAGAAAGAGCACTTAATGGGCTATCTTTCAGTATAAAAATCACGTCGGTCTAATGTCCACTTCACCGACGGGAAGGCTACAAAATTCACGCAAAACGCGCTCTACGGCATTTTTGTGATTTTTTCTCAAGCGAATGGGTGGCAGTAGGTATCGGGCTATGCCACAGAGTCACAGTCCAGTGTGTAGAGAACGGGTAGAAAAAATGTCGTCCCCGTCACTTGTACGTTGGGCGCATAGGGTTGTTTCAAACTTCGGCCCGAGTGCTCGCTGATGGGGCACAGTCGTGTGCGCTTCAATTCTTTTCTCGGCATCCGCTCCGATTTGAAGTCCGAAATTTGTGCCAATGTTCATCACaaagatgtggctttcacacaaaaaatatgtaacaaaATCGAAGGACCTCGACGGATGGGCTTGCCTGAATTGAGATGAAATCACCTTTATGGTAGCGCACTACATTTTTACCAAGTAGAGCGTAGTGGCATGAAGCATTACCAGGGCTGGGCAcgatacttcaaaaaagtatcttcgatgGCAATGCTtgataccctcaaaaattgtatttccgatgTCGATACAAGATACGCAACCAAAATTTATTTTCGATACAGACATTcggtactgtatcgtcgatacttcgatacatcACTGAAATCCAGAATctaataaagctggtaatacgattagggaagtaaaaaaaattCTGCGTTATTTCTGGAACCTTTGctgtatttttatagcgcacaCTTTGTGAAAGGGCTTAAACGTATCCAACCGCACGGATTTACtgaagctgcactgtctgagcagctagtcttgttagaactttTGATTGGACTGAAGCCATGGCTACGTTGAAACGATCGCTtcaataagcagcctagcaaaaaacaatACTTGTTCTTCGTGCAtaccggtctgtgagcacttgactatacCTACGAGTAAACCTGAacctttttttctgttgcttttcgtttggtactgcagtacttacccggtagcctctgGATTTGCTTATGACTTGATTTTCAtagttggccgttgtgaattgtgagctgtagaacaGGTTACAGTGCTCAGGCTAAGCCGGCGGCTATTCTTTCGGCATGACAGATGTAGAATCCACACTTCAAGATACCGTATTTTCTGGATTCTAACGCGCactttttttcagaaaaaaatcgTCCTACAATCGCGTGCGCGTTAGAATCAAGTGCAAGCAATTCACGAAGAGCGAACTTCGAAAACGCGACGCAGGCAGGAGGCGCCATAAGCGTCTGGAAGCCCGTAGCATGCGTAGTCCCTACTGGCCCGGTCCGTACCACGTGGTCAGGCACGTGGTGTATCTTGAACAGCCTAAAACAAAACCACGCCGCTGCGTTCATCAACGCAGTACTGCTGATAGCGCATAGCCGTGTCATTCTCGCGACGCTAATCCGCATCTTAACCGATGAAGCAAAAGCGTATTCACTACGAGGCTTCGTTCAAATGACGGGTGATTGCCTATGCGGACACAGAGGGCAACCGTGCAGCATCAAGGAGATTTTCTGTGCCGGAGACCAACGTCCGGGACTGGAGAAAACAGAAAGTGCAGATTCTGGCTTCGAAGTCGACACGCAAAGGATTCAATGGGCCGAGGCACGGTAGGTACCCCCACGTGGAGGACCTTCTTGTCCCTTTCATAAAGGATTTGCGAGCACGACATTTGCCAGTGACGTCAGAAATCATAAAGGTGAAGGCCCTGGAATTCGCAAGGGCTGCGGGCATCCCACGCTCAGAGTTCAAAGGCAGCAGGAGCTGGATAACAAGGTTCATGAAGAGAGCAGGATTCTCATTACGACGCCGGACCACGATCTCACAGAAGCTGCCAGAGGAGTACGAGGAGAAATTGGTTGCTTTTCAGCGCTACGTAATCAACGTCCGCCATACCCACTGCCATTTGGTTGGCCAGATCGGAAATGCGGATCAGACcccgatttttttttacttcccatCAAATTATACAGtcgaagagaaaggtgtgaAGCAGGTCGCCATTACTTCGACGGGAAACGAGAAGAATCGAGTCATGGCTATGCTGTGTTGTACTGCCGACGGCTTCAAGCTTCCACCGTACCTGATTTTTCGCCGAAAAACTTTGCCAAAGAACGAGTCCTTCGCGCCTGGCGTAATAGTGAGAGTGAATGAAAAAGGGTGGATGGACACCGATCTAATGATTGACTGGGTGGATGTCGTGTGGCGGAAGCGACCCGGTGCTAACATGGGCCTCCGCTCCATGCTTGTGCTCGACTCATTCCGTTGTCACATTTCGGAATGCCTAAAAGACAAGTTGCATGCTTGCAATACGGACCTTGTGATCATCCCGGGCGGGATGACTTCACAATTACAACCACTGGATGTGTGTCTTAACAAGCCACTGAAGGACACTATCCGGGCAGCGTATAACAACTGGCTGATCGATGGGGATCACGTCATGACACCCGGAGGAAGGATGAAGCACGCTTCGCTTCAAAATGTGTCGACATGGATTAATGATGCGTGGAGAAGCCTTCCCCGGACAATGGTTCAGAACGCTTTTAAAAAATGCGGTATCTCAAACGCGCTTGACGGGACGGAGGACGATTGTCTGTGGACTGTGAGCAGCGACAAAGCAACTTCTGACGATAGCGATGCTGAATAAACGCTTGTTCATTGTTTGTTTCAGTGTTTGACAGGGGTGCATTTTCAACTTTTTTTGCGGCTAAGTCGTAAAAATCACCTGCGCGTTAGATTCGGGGGCGCGTTAGAatccggaaaatacggtaagtGGACGTGCCCTTGCACACTGAGCAGGGGaacatcgggcagcgcagttccagaagccgtgaggttggtcctCTGTAAGGCCGCTATGGATGACGCTGAGCATTTTCGACCCgcccgccgtagaaagagacgcAAGAGATTTTTCTGGAACCTATTTCTGGAAGATCCTGGAAAATTTTTCTAGAAACCGCGCGCACCCACGAGCGCATCCCAGGGCCTCTCCTGGCGACCTTGACGGTGGAGCCACGCGCGTACATAAGCTTGGAGcgaatttatggtcgacatgcCTACGCCActgcggcctggcttgtactaccgcctgagcgagtgccgccgaccctaagtatcacaacagcctcaatatttgcgtcttttgttagtatcgagtatcgttaagatacacgatacactaaaaatgtattttcgatactgatactccgatactctcatttttggcacgcgatacctaataccgatacagaaaatgtatcgaaagataGTATCGAAAATACATGCATCTTCGATACTGCTCATGACTGAGCATTACTCAGGATTCAGGAACAACATTCCTTCAGTGTATAAACTCTAACGAATTGTGAGAATTGTGCTGTGTAGAagctggaaaaaatcctggattCTTCTACTTGTCTTTAACAATGACGGGAGGTTTACACCGCACCCATGGAGAACACAGAGGAAAGATGTAGGTTGGACCTGTAGGAAGGATGTCGGAAGGACCTGTAGGTTTACACCTGTTGAGGTGTCATGTATAGTTTTTCCACCACCTTTAtttttgtttcccagaaaataGCCCCTTCACCTCCAACAAGtgacaaagtaccaagggattgtCTGTTTTGGAATTGCACTGTGTAAAAGGTCACAGACACGAATACGAGAGACTTGCACTGCCGCAGTTCTACATGCATCACGTGTCCTATGAGGGGTCCTCAGATGATGTCTTGATGATCCCTTGTAACGTTGGAAATTCGAAACATGGAATCCTTAGGTAGCTACCCTACAATCAGGAAGATGTTTGTACAACGTACCTCCGCCGTGTCATCATCTGCTTCAGCTGAATGAGCCggcgaagtaatgcaaaagtaatggTGGTACTTACCAGAAGTACTTGCTTTAGTAACGCACCACCTACcacacaaaagtaatgagtaacatAGTGTGTTACCTTGTGAAAAAGTAACGAGTAGCGGTAGTGCATTacgaaataaaagtaacttccccacttCTGCACAGTTCTGACGGCTGCAGTATCTTCATTTCTTATGAGTTGTGGCTCTCTAAACAATCGTGCCTTGCTCTCCTTCGACTACCTGTGCACGGCGAGGGCGTTATGCAGGTGTCCTGTCTTAAATTATTTGAAACTCCAGAACTCAGTCAGTCCAGTCAAGAGCGGGGTAGCAGTGCAACATGGCCGGTGTCGCACGTTTGGAAAGCATCCACATGGTGCGTTCAGTGTGTTTGGCCCACACCAACCCAGCACATGCATAGATGATgcctcttgtttgtaaacagtgataCGGTCTAGAGATGCCATGTAGTACTTCATTTAATCACTTTGTCACATATGTCCTTACTTGCAGATTTTGGGAGCTCTCTCAAGGTGTTAATCCACTACACAACATCGACGAAGATAGTGGTAGTGAATTGGAAATTACAGACAGTGCCATTACAGAAGCTGCACAGAGGTTGAAGGACGAAGAAGAGAAGGAGCTGATGATGGAGAGAGAAGAGCTCGCGAAGCTAGCCCGTGCTTCAGCGAAATCGAAGGGTGGGAAATTTGGATTGGATACTTGCAGTGGCATTTACGAACATCAAACCATGACAGACAGCTCAGAAAGCGGTTCTGATGCAGATACTGAGAGTGCTGATGAGGAGGTAGGCGCGGTACAGGCAAAAAAGAAGTTGAAGCAGAgtacaaagaaaagaagcacaGGAAAGCAGAGTAGGGAAGATTCAGATGGTGACAAATCGGGCGACTCGGACATGGAATGTATTGCTGTAGGCAGTGAGGAGAAGCTTTGGGAACAGTTGCAAGTgaccaagaaaaaaaagaaaaaacgtccAGCTAAAGGAGAGGACGACGACATGTATTACGAAGATGTGTTACGGCATGAAAACCAGCGCCTGTCTGATCTGTCACTGCTAACACTTGGAGGAGAGACAGGAGGAGAAAACGAAAGCACAAAAAAGCCGAAGAAACGGAAGAAAGTAGCCAAGGTTGGTTCAGCTCCTGGGGAGTACAGCGTATCTACCGTGAAGAAAAGGAAAGTAGGGTCGCCTGGTGGGAATGAAGACCCCAAAGAACAGGTCGTGCCAGTGAATGAAAGTAGTCCTGGAATAACAAGTGCAAAaaagaggaggagaaagaagaagaaacatggTCTTCCCACTGGAAGCTGTGATGCACGTAGTGCTTCTGGCGATGGAGGGGAGGAAACAAGTTCCACAGAGAGCATGGTAACGAAGGATGGACTCACGTGTGGTACTACGCAAGAGGCGGCAGCAAGTAAAGCTCTCAACATTGAGAGCAAAAAGGTAAATAAAAGAAAATCTGTGGACAATCAAAACACAGCAAAAGGTAAAAAAGTAAAAGGAAAACAAGAGTCTAACTTAAACGTTAAGCAGCTTCCCACATCAGAAGTAATTACAACGTCCAGTCACTCTCCTGATGTTTTGAAAACCACCGCCAAGGCTGGACAAAGAGGTTTACAGAAGCACcaggaggagaagaagaagaagagaaggaaGAAGCTTCTAAATCTTAATGACTGCGAAAATGCTCAGCTGTTTTCCAAGGGCAAGGGTCGGTTGCAGCCCGAggaaaacagctcacgttctCCCCTCAAAGAAGCGCAAAAGCCCATAAAGACAGGTCCTCAAAGCAGTGGCTCCCCTTCGCAGGACGACTGTGGCAGGGATGTTACCAAGCTGTCTTCTTCACCGTCACAGAAGAGTTTggaaaaggaagacaaatcaaCGAAAGTGGTTGACACGATATATCAATCAGGGAATTTAGTGGAGGAGAATGCTGAAGCCGATGTTGTTTTGACTCCTAAGAAAGGGTTGAAGATAAGGAACAAATTTGCACAGTTTGGCTCAGACACACCAACAGCCAAATTTGTACGAAGATCACACCTGAAAGCAGAGACCGAGAGGCCAAAGGTGAGTTGTGATGTTTAGCTACGTGATCTGGACCGtgaaacaatattttttttcttctccgaGCACTTTCACCAGTGTATCTCGGACTGTCTGTGTAGCATAATCTATGTACGGATTTTGTGCACCATAAAGTAAGGTGACTGTACCGGAGGATGCAATAATGGCAAAGCTCCGTTCGCTGTCAAAATACAAAGCAGCATATTCCTCACAGCTGGCACTCATGTTATAGGTCTCATAAATGGATATATACAAATATGTGGCTACTACCAGTCTTCAGCACACTGTCTCCATTCCGTGACATGCAATAGCGTTGCCACAATATTTCAACTTTCTCCATTTAGAGGAATTTTTTAGATGTACATCACTACATGTCTTGATAGTTTTTAGGAACCATGATGTTTAATGAACATATGACGTTGTTCTGAAGCATATGTAAGAAGGTCAGAAACCACACAAAAAAGCGAATGGTGTCTGTCAGTGGAACAACCTGGCAGAAAATTAGTCATGTTCAGGTTTCAGTTGGGGTGTGGGAACCCCAACATTTGAAGTTGTATCGAGTATAGAATTGaaaaggggggtgggggggaataCCAAATTGAATGTCAAATTGTCATGCAAGGTTTACAATATGTGCCTTTCAACTAAAAGTTTGCAATTTCTAGCCCATGACTTCAGTGTAATTTTTCTTGCATTAACTGTCTCAATTCTTCTGTGGGGAGACCCTACTCTTTAGTGTTACATGatagtgcttcctgcttttagGTGAGTACTAACTGGGTAACTATATTGATTTCAAAGTTTCATGTTGGGCAGTGTCGTAGGTCACTTGTGAAATAAACAGATTGgtgtcctgcctcagctttgttGTAAATGTCCTTTAGCTTCTTTGCTGGGGAAATTGTGCTGTTGAAATTTTTAACGTAAGGGACATCTTTACAACAGCCTTTTTGTTCTTGGGCATTATTTAAGAGTACTAAGAGAGAGTATTTAAGagaactttttaaaggcaacctccaAGACGCCAAATCAAAATGCCCCACTGGTAGGGCTAAGGTGCATGTGAGAAGGACGctgccccttcctcaggcgaagtatacacaataaacttgggctaacgacTGTTTGCCTGTGTTGGTCCTACAGCACtggcaattttgtaaagcaggcttcacctcatgcaggaaagcattaggtgaagcccacttttcGGAGGTGTCGTTTATAGTCGGCAGCAAGTGGAATATTCGGAAAACCGAATATTGGACATTGGATTCGCGAATGGAATACTTGGAGTGAATGATATTTGATTCCAATTCGAGAATTCGCACATTCCTAGTTTCACTACGATGGCCTCAAGTTCCAACGATCTGCAAGTAGTCAAATTATCGACATTAGGATAAGATCTGAGTTGTCAGTGTGTAGATTGAACAAGTGGACGATGAGTGTTTGACTTAATTTCTAAAAAAAAGTCCCCCCTCGTATCAAAATAAACTTTATCGTGTCATTTTTGATCTCATATCGTTGAACTCTCAAATGGGGTAAAGCAAGTTGCATTTGGTTCCCCTTTTGCAGTCCACTGCCTTGATTGTTCTTTGGTACCCGGTGTGTAGTAGTGGACCCAGGTCTTATCAATGGTTAGGAATCTTCGCAAGAAGTCAGCTGGGTTGTGCTGATAGAGCCACTTCAGCTTTATAGCTGACAGAAACACTAGGCAGTTGTTTGAAATGTTTTTTCTGTGCCTCTTTCTGTCAGAGTCAGCAAACGTGGTACCCATCTTGCTCACAGCTTGTTCACCTCAGAGTTATTGAGCAAAGTATTACGGACACGTTCCTTTGAGATGCCAATGGCCTCTGCTATCTCGGACAGTTTCCGTCTGCAGTCTGCTAAACTCATTTCGTGGATTTTTTCACACATTTCTGGAGTGGTCACTTCTATTGGACGTCTAGGCTGTGGTTGACCAGTGGTTCTCGTCAGCCCCATTTTAAACGCTACAACCCAGCGCTTAATGGTCATACTTGATGGAGAAGAGTCCCCTAATGTTGTGTCGATCTCACTTTTAATTTGAGAGGGGATTAAGCCCTTCAAGAAGTAGTATTTGATCACGGCTCGAATATCGAGCTTGTCCATCACGCAGAAATCAGCTGACAAACTGTCTTTCGCTGCCCGTCTCGTAAGCACAAAACAAGATGTTGCCCTCTGACTGTGCACAGGGCCTTCCAAGGGATGAAAGCATAAATTGACACCAAAGAGATTAGCATGGTGGCCCAATCTATACTCAAGGCCCTGAACTTTTCACCCCACCCTCGTATCCATTCCTTAGACTTCGACACCACAAGCATATTGAAAATAAGAAGTATATGATTAGACATGGAGGCAGTGTACATGCTACATTTTCCTCAAACACTTTCCGCCCGTGTGCATATACTGATATGCATGCCCATGGGTATTTCAGTCACTAGTGCAGTGTAAACAGTGCCTCCACATGATAAAGAGGGAATGAGGGACAACAAAGCATAGGTGTTTTCAGACAAAAGTAGTATAGTAAGTCACAATCCATAGTTGTGCTGAACATCAAAGGCATCTCTGTAATAGCTCTGTAATACCCATCACATGTGCAGTTTTTAGTGATCATGGAACATGCTTGTAGTGCCACCAGTGTGAaatgtgtcaacctgtcagggagcATTTGATTCAATgctccctgacaggttgacacgttgcACACCTGGTGGTGCTACACGCATCCTCAATGTCAGAGTtgtatatagagagagtttaGCCATCTTTTGACcttttgccgcttcacgggAGGAGCCTCTTTTAATGTCAGAGTTGCtgttgcaccgcccaaaaagcctgaatccaagtgAAATCTGCTTACCAGCCAGCAGGTAGGCACCATTTTGATGCAGTCCGCCGGCTAGTCGACAGGTACTTTTGTTCCGCTCAATGTAATCTGCCAGAATCGCCAGCTTAGGACCCGCAGGCACCTGTGATAAGGGGGCcttgttaccaaactgaaatGATTCATAACAAAGGGTTCTCGAAGCATGCGATATCCCTCCCTTGTCTTCCCCCTTGTATCGTGAACAAcgctttgcatcaacatggTGTCTGCGACCAGTTGACGACTGGGCAACAATAGAGTGCATTGAGGGAGGTCATTCCGCAGTGACGTCACATGACACAGtataagttaggctcctcctaatgaccaaactctctctataaacagCTCTGGCTTAAGGGCTATTCGTGtcgatgatcattgaagactgccagTGTGATAGCGATATAACATATCCTTATTACATGGAATCATGAAAATAACTATTGTGAGACATAAATATGAGCAGAGGAAATGATAATATAACATTTAAAACATTATGTCGTCTTCTCATGGTCAAGTGATGGAAGAAAAAGATGCACTGACAATGCCATTCTTACGTTGAACACGACCATTCTGCATGGATGAGTTAGGCACAAATTACAAGATACAGACACTAAATTTCAGCTGTTATGCAAATTTGTTAAAAGCTCCTGGGCATAATTTTCCTATTCATTCCAATTACTGTGTGCGCATTTGTTAATTACCTCGATTTAAGACCTAGTCGGCATGTCTATGTCAGTTAGGATGCTGATGCAACTTTGTAAATACTTAACTTTTTGTGCAGCTGAAGAAAAAGGCAGCTTTGAAGAGACAGAGCTTTTCCGACTCTCTGACATGTGGGAAAAAGGTTAATTTCCTGCTTTCAAGAAACCGGGCTCAAGGTATGTTGTGTGTTGTGAGCACTGTTATGTTTGCTATTCTGACCCACAAGCTAACATGATGTTATAATTTGGCAGCATAATGTACTTAATGTGCACTAATAGATGGAGTACAGCTTTTTGTGTTACAATAACGACGAAGGATTGTCTGCCTGCATTTTCACTCTGCATCTCATCCTCCTCCTGGCTAGAAACTATCGTACTGCCATGAATCCATTGTGTCTTCGGGCATTAACTAtgcaagggattttttttttttgtgtgtgtgtgtgtgcatatgGTACATCACTTTAGAGCAGTGGTTTGCAAACTTGGTCCTGCAATGTTTCCTGGGGAGTTCTGCGATGTTCAGTGGCATAATCAATGGCATCATTCATAGCAAACACATTCAAAAGAATTGAATTATGGCTAGGGCCCTCTGTTTTCGGGTAAAATCCGATAaagcccgtttttaccccccgatttacatcaaaagagttcgggtttaacccgataaaaCCCGCAAACCGGGCTTGCGAAAGTGCAAACCAAGGACGTGATCCGCACATGCGCGAACTACGGCAATCGCGCAACCGCTCCCGACTTGCTCCTGACCGCGCTGCGTCTTGCCGGTGAAATAAACAAAACACGTCAGGATTGGATTTATAGACGCTTGCATCTAGGTCCGATTTCTAGCATGAaatgttcctttggtaggcATCACCATTTAAAAGTTgccttcacctaacacttctgTGTATTGCGGTCAAGCTCACTTCAACGAATGCTTAGTGTTGCTTTAAGTATACGTTTGTGCATTTAGCGGAActtttcgattcatttatttgtgttacgGGAAAGCCATCTTTAACTTATGACATCATACACTTGTTTAGTGATATATTAGGTTAGATTAAGGaggctgtggcagcttgcctcacactcccaacttcattatcgaagcggTAATGGCCTTATTActctaacctaacttcactaaactaacctaagacatcatcaACTTGGTTAGTCTAGTGATAAGTTAGATTAATGGGGCCATGACAGCTTCCCTTGTCCCTCAAAATCCGTTtcaataatgaggtgaagccgccttgcAGAATGCCAACCAAAGTAATACTctggtttcgtaccaaaaaTGCCCTGTGTTTTGCACACccgaagaaatgtagtctgctacatgaaagcttgtgtcaataagtaagttgaaaacttcagtgCTGGATTTTTGTACTGTTAGTGCTTTCCGTGGACGTCGACGAGACCCTTTTTTGTGCTGTTACCAAAAATAGCAAAGGAATCAGGAAAAATCACGCTAAACACCGAAGAAACAGAGTTAAGCAATGCTCGTCGCTGCTTGAAGTGGGTTTGCccgcaatacacggaagtgttaggtgaagccaactttcaaatcttGTAGGGAGTAGTCTTGCATCAGCAAAGTACGCAGAGTAGTAAAGAGGATGCAGCAACAGCCAACAATATACGAGGCATACCAACGCGAGCGCGAACATGCTCTCAACGCTCATTGATGGATGATGCTTTACTGAACATGCAACTTATTCTTTTTATAAACAGGGGCCAGTGCAAGCCTTAGTGGTTATACAGTGAATTATCAACCAGTCTCTTAATAAATATTCTTTCACTTAATTTCAACACTCCACAGaacgaccgctgtggcgtcgctcatgatctcagttgtcttgcgacgtaaacccccaattattaattaatttcaacAGATAAAAGTATCTTTTTGTTTCACCCAAAAATACATCACTTCCCagtatatcacccgattttaccctctttggcaggtcctgattttcaacccgatgtttaccccccgattttcacaaaaaataaaacccgaaaactcaGAGCTCTATTTATGAGGTACAGTCAGTTCCTCAATATGTCAGCAATTGTATAGGTGCTCGTTGACCTCACAAAGTCTGAGAACACTGCTCTAGAGATGGATCTTCACCATAGTTTGGTGTTTTGATGCTTGTTTGCAAGGTGATATGTGGGAGGAATACCTACTGGATTGTATCTTACCATCAATAACTTTCAGACCCGAAGGAGTACCTGGAAAGCCTGAAAGCGAGCCCTCAAATTCCATTTGATGCCTCCAAAAAGCCTGTGCAGGGGGTGCTGAAGGTCAGAGAGCATTCAAAACAGGACAAATCCTTGAAGTTCACACCATCATCCAAGCGCAGGAGAGCATCAGATTTCTTTTAAATGCATATATTACTCTGTTGCTTGAACTGTGGCCAAATTTGTACAGTAAGTGAGATTAAAATATGTGCCCATGCCCATACGCATCACATAAAATGGAAGACGTTTCCTTTCATTTATCACTGGTTGGTAGTGAAAATGGGGGTGCGGCTCTTTTACTGGATTTTCCTGCATTTTTCTTCACTTGGAACAATTAGTCTAGCACTATTAGTTTGTGTGCAGGAGACTTTGCATCAGAATCAGAAGCCACCTTAACCGGAGCACATACAGCTAGATCATTATATGCAAcattttctttctataaaaTTTTTGACTCTGTAAACTCCAGTTGTATTTGGCTCTGAAATGCTGGGAAGAAACTTCGTTTCCATCCATCATCTCCATTCACGTTCATCATGTCCGAGGCTGAGGTGGATTGTGGGTGGCTCTGATACCATCTATTTCAAAATGACACCTTGGTTGTAGGTCTCTAGAGACAGCAGTTAACGTGTACATCAGCGGCCATTTTTCTTGTGGCAGAGTTCTTCATGCCGTCCATTTACACTCCTGTATCCAAACTTTTGTACAGTAGTAACTCATGATGGAAAATAGACCAGAAGCCATGGGACATGTTACTCTAT
It contains:
- the LOC135385281 gene encoding ribosomal RNA processing protein 1 homolog B-like isoform X1 — its product is MPVVEEVNFAYHLASNEPNVRRRTVSKLMKWISTKSAHVKTGFTEESMMKLWKGLFYCMWMTDKPLVQQEMADSISALIHSFRRQEQTLMFIDAFFKTMAHEWFAIDRYRLDKFMMLVRRFFRQSLVFTRRDGWTDESIQSLNACLSKTVLHPSSEDTPVGLKTHIADIFLQELARMHGHELTAVQSMLFLEPFFEILVKTPSVVLRRSVRDNIFHLIIDLDPGTSGQAASVASDEDEEELVEDTKQGMNSDSEEEHYEDGKLMGNDETSVDLPAVPFDYEMIANRFVECSKIKKMKAPNRSIIANLVKKFWELSQGVNPLHNIDEDSGSELEITDSAITEAAQRLKDEEEKELMMEREELAKLARASAKSKGGKFGLDTCSGIYEHQTMTDSSESGSDADTESADEEVGAVQAKKKLKQSTKKRSTGKQSREDSDGDKSGDSDMECIAVGSEEKLWEQLQVTKKKKKKRPAKGEDDDMYYEDVLRHENQRLSDLSLLTLGGETGGENESTKKPKKRKKVAKVGSAPGEYSVSTVKKRKVGSPGGNEDPKEQVVPVNESSPGITSAKKRRRKKKKHGLPTGSCDARSASGDGGEETSSTESMVTKDGLTCGTTQEAAASKALNIESKKVNKRKSVDNQNTAKGKKVKGKQESNLNVKQLPTSEVITTSSHSPDVLKTTAKAGQRGLQKHQEEKKKKRRKKLLNLNDCENAQLFSKGKGRLQPEENSSRSPLKEAQKPIKTGPQSSGSPSQDDCGRDVTKLSSSPSQKSLEKEDKSTKVVDTIYQSGNLVEENAEADVVLTPKKGLKIRNKFAQFGSDTPTAKFVRRSHLKAETERPKLKKKAALKRQSFSDSLTCGKKVNFLLSRNRAQDPKEYLESLKASPQIPFDASKKPVQGVLKVREHSKQDKSLKFTPSSKRRRASDFF
- the LOC135385281 gene encoding ribosomal RNA processing protein 1 homolog B-like isoform X2; amino-acid sequence: MPVVEEVNFAYHLASNEPNVRRRTVSKLMKWISTKSAHVKTGFTEESMMKLWKGLFYCMWMTDKPLVQQEMADSISALIHSFRRQEQTLMFIDAFFKTMAHEWFAIDRYRLDKFMMLVRRFFRQSLVFTRRDGWTDESIQSLNACLSKTVLHPSSEDTPVGLKTHIADIFLQELARMHGHELTAVQSMLFLEPFFEILVKTPSVVLRRSVRDNIFHLIIDLDPGTSGQAASVASDEDEEELVEDTKQGMNSDSEEEHYEDGKLMGNDETSVDLPAVPFDYEMIANRFVECSKIKKMKAPNRSIIANLVKKFWELSQGVNPLHNIDEDSGSELEITDSAITEAAQRLKDEEEKELMMEREELAKLARASAKSKGGKFGLDTCSGIYEHQTMTDSSESGSDADTESADEEVGAVQAKKKLKQSTKKRSTGKQSREDSDGDKSGDSDMECIAVGSEEKLWEQLQVTKKKKKKRPAKGEDDDMYYEDVLRHENQRLSDLSLLTLGGETGGENESTKKPKKRKKVAKVGSAPGEYSVSTVKKRKVGSPGGNEDPKEQVVPVNESSPGITSAKKRRRKKKKHGLPTGSCDARSASGDGGEETSSTESMVTKDGLTCGTTQEAAASKALNIESKKDDCGRDVTKLSSSPSQKSLEKEDKSTKVVDTIYQSGNLVEENAEADVVLTPKKGLKIRNKFAQFGSDTPTAKFVRRSHLKAETERPKLKKKAALKRQSFSDSLTCGKKVNFLLSRNRAQDPKEYLESLKASPQIPFDASKKPVQGVLKVREHSKQDKSLKFTPSSKRRRASDFF